In Drosophila sulfurigaster albostrigata strain 15112-1811.04 chromosome 4, ASM2355843v2, whole genome shotgun sequence, the sequence tgcttcccgaaaatatatgtatgtaacaggcagaagtaggcatctccgaccctatgggtcgcgggtataaaaaggctGGACAACAAAACGACTTCGGCTAAATATATTCACAATAGTTGCAACTTTGTTACATATGAAGATGATGGACTACTCGAGCACAGTAGAGATGGACGCGCATAGGCGCtacacaaaatttgcaaaaatttgtatattttattatttaacaggTGTTCTGCTACCTTTTGGCAGCTTAAGTTATTAAGAAAGCTTCTCGATCCACAAAAGTATCTAATTAGTATGAGCTCATtgtattatatacaatatggCTTACTGGGTAATCTTACGATCATGATGCTCAATTTTGTGCGGCTGCAGTACAACATTAAGATAAACaaagcattttaatattaacaaatactttcaatataaaatattcttataaaATGATTAAGGGATCCAATGAACATCCAAAGCCCCCAAATAATCAAACATAATCAACTCGACGACCCCTACCCCTAAGGtaattactaaatatatagACAGCCTCTAAAAtgtctatatatttattattgtccGTATAAAACCTTAGACTTtcgaattgcaattattttcaagtgaatttttaaagttaaaggCGCATTAGATTACTTAGAAGTTATTTCGgaaaaatgttatataatGCATTATAATAGTGAAAAGCGGCTGCAGTTTTAGGGTTTATTTCTTTGCTTTATTATCTGGTATATACAATAGAATATGGACAGCAGAAACGAACTGTTGATGTAGGGGACCGCATGCTGGTTTCAACGTTTTGGAAGAACACTTGCTGCCAAATCGTAGAAGCTTCACTTCTTCACTTCTGTGTGCACTTTACTAGCTTATGTTTAAGATATTCTTATAATTATGCTTAAACAAAGCTTAGCCTAAGCGGCCGCTTTTTTCTCACTAGTGGAGAGAGAACTGAGAACTATGTTGCAGACATGACCTGTGTAAATGCTGCGTATATTAGTCGGTAAGTGCCTGTCATCCTCTTAGTAAGTTCCAACGAAATAGGGAAATAAAACATTTGGAAATTAAGTAGatgttaaaaatgtttttttgttatggaAACAGCGGAATGCCGCAGCGTTCGGCTTTTCTGACTCTTACTTTTCTCTACATTTTGAAGCTAAATAAGTTTACTTTTACAGACAGCATTATTGCAGCCCCAGAAAAGCCAAATGCTATGATTGGAACCCCAGAGCTTCTTCgagaaatttcaaaatttgaagTTTAAGGGCAGCGCATCACACCAGTCACATCAGTTCATTCGCAGATCGCATTTTATGATGACGTATTTCGATGATCTGTACTTtagtttgtatgtatgcgtatgttaaaaatgtgatttacattatttagtaACTAAATTTTAGTTGCTAAAAACTCATGCCAAAAtcgtaatatatattttttctcaaCGTGTCGCGGGCGACactatttataatgaaaaaatgaacttaaacaattttaaaaataagttaaggTTTTTCTTTTAGCTCTCGATTATTTATATCTATTTAGaactaagattgattttaggatcGTTTTGTGTTTTACCATAAATTCGTTCATTATTCGGTTTGCGTACGAATTCGGTAATTTTTCcaattatcttaaaacagAAAGTAATTTCAAAGTCATTCTTggattaaattaaagttctaATCAAGAGTTATTAGATTCGTCCTTACTCACTTTAGATGGTGTAGCGTGCGACATTTTCGCCAGAGAATTACCCTTATATTGTTGTTAATgcttatatataaattaatttgtacttTCAGTTTTGCaagcatttttcaaattggcGTTAATGATTTGactaagatttatttatttgtattgtttacAATTCATTGTATAGCCAAAACCGTATTGAATCAAAAGTTCATCGATCAATTTcgccaaaaacaacatcaagagTGCcaataattgcaacaacatCGGCCAACATATGTTGCTTTCCAATTTTTCAAGTGCAGCCAAATGAGCAAATCCGGGGGCTTTAATCTTGCAGCGATATGGGCGGCTTGAGCCATCGGCTACCAAATAAACGCCGAACTCACCCTTTGGAGCTTCAATGGCTGCATAAGTCGCACCAGGCGGTACTTGATAACCCTgggtaaataatttaaaatggtGGATAAGGGCTTCCATCGATGTCTTCATTTCAGAGCGCGAGGGCGGCGTAACTTTAGCATCATCCGTCTTAATTTCACCGGGTGGCATTTGATTTAAGCACTGATCGATAATGCGTAGTGATTGGCGCATCTCTTCAATGCGACATAGATATCGATCATAGCAATCGCCTTTTGTACCGATTGGTATATCAAAGTCAACCAAGTGATAAGCATCATATGGTTGTTGCTTTCTCAAATCCCATTTGATGCCCGAACCTCTTAGCATAACGCCACTGAAACCATAGTTGAGAGCTTCCTCAGCTGACACAATACCAATATCTTCAGTTCGTTGTACCCATATACGGTTCGTACTAAGCACATCCTCGACCTCATCTAAACGTTCAGAGAACTTAGAtgcaaattcataaatatcaTCCATTAAACCCAATGGCATATCCTGCAAAAAATGTTTCGACgttaagaatatattaaatgtataaatatttaaattactaatGAGACTCCGCCTGGTCGAATATAAGCGGCATGCATGCGGGCGCCTGAAACACGTTCATAGAATTCCATCATTTTCTCACGTTCTTCAAAAGCCAGAAAAACGGAGTCAGCGCACCAACGTCTAAGGCATGAGTGCCTACGGCCATGATATGATTGAGAATGCGAGTTAATTCAGCAAACAGTGCTGCAATGAAAAAagatttaacaaaattaactaattatacTGTGATATCGACAAATTAGATAcagtatttattgttttattttaatctatATCAAAATGTAacatcaaattttattttaccggtgtatttatatgtatattcgttTGTTGATGACTAAAATGTGAAGCATTTAACGACAGTATTGTTGCCCTCAAAATTCAGAAAATTATTCCTTCGTCAATGAGTTTTATCAGATTGACAGCGCCTctaaattttgtgtattttaaaaataatacagtaCCTATTAATCCTGATATTGCTGATTTTTCTTAATTGCATATtctatattattcattttaataaagaacaaaatttGTACTCCCCTTTTCATATTCACAAGTTTCTTTCGATTTGTAAAACGATCAACTTCTTTTGCCGAAAAAGTAAATGCTTTTTTCTACTAGAGGTGGAGAACAATCAAATGCACTATCGATGGTTGTCGCTATCGAGCCACAAACCATAGCAACAGACACTTCCGAGAGTGACCCAAATACTATCGATTGTGCCATCGATAGCTGGCGTCTCTGCAATTAAgaataacaaatacatatggATTGCTGTGTCAAAATAGgcatgtttaatatatttttatctataCACCTAGAGCATTAAGTATTGTATGCATCATCACCATTGTCTGTGATTCTGTCATTGAAAAAATCATACTTTTCccattattataaatatatatgtaagatGGAAAGGGCGATGAGTCGGTGTGAACGGACATCGATATATCGGTATGAGAAGATATCGATTGGTCGACGTGAGGAAGTATCGAGTAGCCGGCGAGAGTAGAAATCGGAGTCGACAGAAAGGAACAAGCGTCAGTAAGAGAACAGGCGGCAGTACGAGTAGAGCAGCAGTACGAGAACAGCAGTAATACAAGCACAACAGTAGTACGAGCAGAACCGTGATCAGCAGTAAAGCAGAACAGCCGTGCGTGTCATCGTATTCAgcagtatttaaattatcaataatcAATTATCTTAAACTTACATTATAACttactatataataataaaactaaggCAACTAgccttatatatatatatatatatatattattataaatataataaataataaaataacgtATTCAATTTCAACGacttatttcaaattataattattaaaattgaatagtaAAACAAATCTTTTTATAACTTAGAAAACGCAAGGTCATTAAAGACACCAGTTATAAAAAGGTTTGTTTtactattcaattttaataattatgaatttgaaataagtcgttattttgtatttttttgtataggCAATCTATTATCAACAGATAAtttgtttcttaaatttaatttttgtatgttcaaattaatattcatattttttacaatGTATATTGTTTATGAACATAACTCAATAATATACCATTGTGGGCAAAAATTAAGgtgaatttgtttgtaaaatgaaaaatctttatttattcttctaaatcaatttcattcCCTTCAAAGTAATCCCCTCCCGATAAAATACACTTATTACAACGTTTTTTCCAATCCTCGAAACATGCCAAACATGCCATCCGGTATAGCCATCAGCCCTTTCTTCGATTCAGCTTTTATCTACTCAATCGACTCGAAACGCGTTCCTCAAAGTTGTCTCTTCAGTTTTGGGAATAGCCAGAAGTCGCACGGAGCCAAATCAGGCTAATACGGTGGTTGTGGGTCGAATTTTTGGCGAAATGGTCAAGAAGAACGTGTACAGAAATTAGTCGATTTGGTCTTTCAAAATGGTTTTCACAGATCCTTCTGATATTTCGATCATATCAGTAATGTCTCTAATAGTCAACCGATGATTTTAACGCACTAATTCCTGTTCTGTTGACCTCGATTGTCGTCCGGAGCGCTCCAAGTCATCAACACGTTCTCGACCCTCTTTGAAGTCTTTGTACCacttataaacatttttgtgaCATGGTAGAATCACCAAAGGCCTTCCGCAACATCCTCAACGTTTCCGCAGCCGATTTGATGGCACTCAATTAAATCAGACattgtaaaaatcgaaaaacgcACTCTTCGTCGTTTGGAAAACACAAGCGTAAATATATTACTGATAATGACAATCACATGAAATTTGTCCAAGATGTCATCAACAGTCCTGGCAACTCAAGAAAAAGAACTATCTCGAATAGTTAGGTTAGTTAGTTGAAAATTCACCTTACTTTTGCCCACAGTAGTATGTTATcattcttttagttttttataaaTTGGACAGATGGTTTCAGGAGCCGCATGTACACGTcgcaaaatgtaattttccaACTACGCGCATAGCCTCTAACGTCAAAAGCAAACGCGCAGTGGCGAAAGCTCGCAGCCGACGGTACTATcttctataattgtatcatggacGTGGGCACTACACTGTGAAGTTGACACGATACAACCGTTATGTCTACCACGAAAACAAAATCGGGTTATTATACTGCCTTccggtagaagggtattaaaaCGTTGTGCCGGCATTTTACAGGCAGAAGGCACCtacgaccccataaagtaatatattcttgatcggcgtcaacaaccgagacgatCTCGCCATATCCgactgtccgtctgtctgtccgtatgaaacactgggtcttagaaactataagagatagagctataattttttcgacaacattttttatgtttgcacgcagatcaagtttgtttcaaatttttgccgcgcccacttccgcccccgcaaatatACAAAGATCGAATAACAAgggtaattttaaagctagtgtcgcgaattttggtatatacaatcaaacctatagtaattataattcctgaatttggttgcgatgaaatacttttgtatgggcaaaaacgcctacttactagggtcttagttgctttaactcaaaatctggtatattgcgccgtctgtggtatattttcaatgtggtatgtactatatcgatataccaagcataccatttggtatgtttctagtatttttagtatattttaaaaaataataccgcaatattttacttatattcaaaatggacagcgggtatctcacagttgagcacactcgactgaagcGTTCTTACTTTGtgttatatatacaatatttcaatagcTTTTAGTCGAGTGTGCTGACTGACCTGTGGTAATTTGAGCATTtgtaaaagaaacaaaaaaataataagctATTGGTTATTCAGGGCTATTAGCTATTGCCCAAAGAACTGGGATTGACTAGTGTTGTGAGTCATGGACCATATAATCATTAATCTGATCGGTAActtgaagaaaataaatgatgaTTTAATGCTTTGCATATTCAGTCTAATAGCTTAAAACTTATGGCTGAGTATCCAAAAGCCAAAAGGTCAAGGTTATTTTCCTACCATCGTATAATCCACCTACGACCCCGTTGGTCTCCGATTTCATGTGCATTTAAGTTAAGATAAAATGATAATTTGGTtggtatttgaaaattaacaaGTTCGATACcttactaaataaaaaaattaagataCATACTTCGAATGTATTTGGCACGCAGAGGAACTTCGATGTTGAGTAGCTTCTCGACGGCCAATGAGTAGCATTGCTCATTGCACATCATCGACACGTAATCCAAACGATCAAAGTATGGCAGTGCTTGTGTATAGGTCTTGTACTCGATTAACTTCTCAGTGCCACGATGCAGGAGACCAATATGGGGATCTGCTCGCATCACCGTCtgtaaataatacaaatacggcaattcataataataataataacgaagaatataataataacctCGCCATCAAGCTCAAGCACAAGACGTAGAACACCGTGGGCTGCCGGATGCTGGGGTCCAAAATTTAAGGTCAAATTGCGAACTGATTTCTCAACGGGTACTACTTTGCCTGATATCGAAGAATATGAAGTTTTACAGATACAAACGTGAAATTGATGTAAACGTGGACTAAACATACTGTTCCATGGGGGCACTTGCCACAGTGCGGTAACTTCATCTGGATACATCACTGGACCGCTGAATTGTTTCATAAATTCAGGATCTGGATACCATTTAGCTGCTCCTCTGTATTGATTCGTACTAAAATAAAGGAAATTTGAGCGCCATAAGTATGGATACTGATTATGTAAGCGTAGGGTTCTTTTGCCTACCTAAGCACACTGCCACCAGCCGCTGTAATCTGCGATTGACCTTTCAAAAAGTGAATTCCGACACTCGTTGACCGCTTTACAATATtgctaaacatttttaaagtttaaaacaATTAGTTGACCCTTCACTCAAACAAAGctataaatgaaaaacccAACGTTCTAACAGCTGATGAGACGAATGCAGAGTGactgaaaactaaatttaaaatggaatatttttgacaaaaatgtcaaaaatataccacatccataattagtatattataaaGTAATGATTGttctcaaaaaaaataaaaattttaaacatacatataattaatatCAGCGTTCACAAGTTTtctatgtaatttatttttatgcgaAATTCACTCGATTAATTGAACTGCTAAGTCACAGAAGTGGTTTTGGTTttacttaaatattcaatCGAAGCGAAGAAATACTGATGTATCTAAAAATACTTGTCTTAAAAATAGCTTTTAGATACAGATACTTTTCTGATACACTACCACACTGAATGCTCCGTATTATTCTTTTTACGCTTAGCATAGCTCATTAAATACGacatcaatttttaaaattgtttatattaagtgaaaaaattttgaaatatgtatgtggtggtgattaataatataatattaatattaaccTGTTTCAATAGAAAGATGTGATTCAGTGCcatgtaaaatatattccaTAATTTACCATTATGTATGAATAGCAATATGGCTCAAAAGTGTTTAAAGTTCTGTATTGAGTGCTAGAATTTACTCCGAGAATgattgtaatttgtttatacaataatatgcCCGTGTCACATATctgcaaattatttgtaaagtattcctaataaaaataagagaagTTTACATAGTTGGCGAATACTCTCATAGATTTCTGCGGCTGTGTATGCCCGTTTATACGAGTGTGCGTGCAAATGTATTATATGATGTGTGTATACAGAAAATCGTCACGTTCGATGTTAAAAAATTGAGTCTGTTTTAAGGGGGAGGAAAAtcgagagagcaagagaatgagtgagagagaacCCCTAGTgtaaggcagcaacaacaaaaattatccTGCCAAAACAAGCCATAAAAGTCAGGATTGAACAAAGAATAGAATGGTCATGTAATTGCTTTTATAACTTGAATGTAATTAACATTATACACTGAACACGCATGTCAATCAAGgttctaaattaaaaattagtgaatataaatacatacatatgttgatTGTGTGGTGTATGATTGCGTTAGCTGTTGTTAAATGggaaagtttattaaataactaacaGAATAATCCCATACAGCTAGTAAAATCATTGGAATTTGACATTTAATGAAAGTTGTTCAGTGAAGACAATTTCtgaatttcataattattttaactATTCCATTTCCCATATTGTCACATACACCGTCAAAACGTTATATTATTcactaatttttaaatgtatatccATAATTTTGAAGGAACCCATTTTTATATTGAtgtgatatttttttaaaatcacTAGTATTCGAacgattttttgttttgttttacttccaaaaatactattttttgtTCATTCTAATCTAGCAATCGAGTTAGACTATTGATTTAACTATAACGCTTCTTAAATTGTTTCTTATAGAAGGTCGAAATGTTTCCGGATCCAAATTTAATTGTGTGGCTGAATGGTAGAACTTGACATTTGCTGAAGTTTCAAACTCCATAACGAAGTTAATATCAATACATCAAAGGAGACGCAACAAGTATCGACGGGTATGCACAAGCCGACAACCCACAATAATGAGAAGTCGATGGTAGCAGCATCAGTAAACCATTATAATCAAGTGGTTATAGTCGCCAAAAACAAACTCGATGTCAATACCAATACCaacattaaaacaagtaacaaGTCGAGAACAATCACACTCGAGAGTAGCGACTAATGGTAATGGTTTATTATCAGTCACATTGTCGTCATCATCGCAGTGCTACTGCATGAAGTACTGCCAATCACCAACTGGGATTCACGATTGGCGGGATTGTCAGGTGCCTGGAATAAAAATTAGCAAAACTACAAATGCATTTCGATCTACAGCCCTTGATAACTGTACACGCACGTCAGCAAAGAGCGAGATCGAAATCAGACTAGAACAACCACACGTTTAAACCCAACGATGCATCGAAAACCAAAAGTAAATGCAAGACTAAATCCAAGGAAACTGTTGTCTCTGAACTTGTGTCCAGTGGGATGATCCCTCAAATTAATCATAGGCACTACGATATTGGCATTAACCATAATAAGCCCCAACAAGAACCTCAAATTCAGGAAGATACCGAGCAGCCGACAGAACATACTTCCACCAAGATTATGGCATCTACTCAAAATGTAGAAAACAACCTGAGGAGGATTACGGATAGCACCAATAACACCATCAGCAATAATGGCAACACCAAGCAAAGGAAGAAGAGCACTCAATCGCGATTTAAAATGTTAGTGCCGATACCCACGTTGGGCACCACTTCGTTCGTCACTTTCCTCACAATCATCTGCATAGAAACCGTTCTACTTTCGACAATGACTAGCTGTGCTAAAACATTCTACATGCATTGGAACACGTCGAACAGCATGtgagtaatttttaattatttgatttattaacgAGGTTACTAGATGCATGTATTAAAACCACGAATATTGTCATTCATGGTTACTCTAGAAAAAATCTTGCAAATACACAACATTTATactaatatatgtacatgcacatttatacaaattaaaatgcaatttaataaaatatctgAAATTTCCATTGCTACATGTGTCAAAAAGTTATTGTGCTTGCGGaattaacataaacaaaagtttAAGTAGTTCTAAAACCTTCAGacgtaaatatataaaattacgtatgtatgtatgtatgtaggcGTTTCTCCCTTGGACGCAAGTTACTGCTATGTATACGCATTACCACGCACttcagttgcaacttgcaacaggGGCTTGACAAGGAAATTGTGCACGCACAAAGAGTCGGGGCAAACACCTTATTTCCACCCTCATCCACATCCTCGTCCATGTCTTGATAGGAACACTTCCGTTGTATAGGTAACTTAACAATTGTTCGTGATAGCCTTTGCAATATGGAAATACATGATGCAAATGCGTTTGCCACATTTATAGATATGTTTTTCTGCACTTTTGCAATATTACTATTGTGTGAGTTCtctataatatttgtatacccgctacccaaagggtTGGAAGGAGGCATcctatatatttctttttgatcAGGGGCAATAGCCCAGACGATATAGTCTTGTCCGACTGTCCGTTTGAAGCACTGGATCTAGCACACTATAAATGATAAAGACGCCATTTTTTCCGACAGCACTTGATGTGTTTGcaggcagatcaagtttgtttccattttgccacgcccacttccttACCGCAAATCTACAAAAGATTTTTGGTACacacaataaaacaattgtatttaagattcctgaaaatttggttgcgatcagataaaaatgtcaagttattaaagaaatacttttgtatgggcaaaagcGCATACTTACTACGACGGGCCTTAGTAGTTTTGGCagagaatatattttgtactctatggaatattttgaatgttgtactatatcGGCAAATCAaaagcatatatgtatataaataaggaatataaagcaaataaataatcacTCATTAAAGGTGTTTTGTTATGTgagcattttctttttaagaataaaaattataattaattaaagaccACTTCATTTAATACCATGTCACCTAAGTTGGGGAagcattaatgaatttaatcaagaaaaaatgtgtgagtgtgcttgaTCTTCTAACAGTTCTCAACGAAACCAAAACAGTcgagtattataattttaatacacCAAATTAAATGGCACATTAATATAACAAGTATTGTCTATGAAAATTTGGCTCCATCTCGAATAGTCACTGTTGATGGCAGAAGTGGCCGCACTAACCAACTGACGGTGTTGTCGCGATCCATATATCGAATTGTTATCGATGGCGAAAaagttggtatattgtgcGTGTAATCTCGATGTTTATACggaaggacagacagacatgacTATATCGATCCatctattgatgctgatcaaatCGAGATGCCTTCTTTTATCTATTGTATAAATAACCTGTaccacaaaattataatacccttctactatATGGTGGTAGCGTATAACAAGAGGGGCATGCAAgtaattcaaatgaataccttatattattaataaaattaatttttatcttttaGATTTTacctatatacatattattttgtttagttgcaataaaagaataataaaaaaataattgcaatttatgtgaATTTTTATACAGATTTCGGATTGACAACACTGATCACATTATTGACGTGAATAAGGAAATCTAGCCTTTGAATTTGACCAAGTGCATATAATATGTCCAGTTTACGAACCGGGAGCATTTGAGAATGAAACAGagaaatatatcatatacaATGTTTCGAAAGTAGAGTATGAAACATGTCGCATAACGAACGCCGATCCGCGAGTAATAGCTATATGTGATAAGCCccaaaaattaatgttttttacTATAACTTTCCGGCCATTTACACCGCAACCAGGTGGTTTAGAGTTCCTACCTGGAAATGATTACTATTTCATTTGTAAGTATAACCTTTTCGGAGTATaagtataataaacaaaattgtaaataagtagttttgtttttttttttagcaactTCATCAAAGGACGACTTGTATCGACGAATTGGAGGCCGCTGTTcaacaaataatatgaaaGTTGTATTCAAAGTGTGTTGTGCAGCAGATGAGAAAAATCGAACATCGCAGGAGACAACACTTGGACCAGCAGACAGTGGTGGAGTGTTATCTGTTGGTAACGGGGTGGTGGACAATACTGGTGTTAATACTGATCACAACtcaaatgtaaatgttaaGCTTGCCCACGGCCACGGGCATAATCACAATACGATTGGGATCAGTAGCGGCAATACTGGCTTAGTGCCACCAATTGGAAACGGTGGAGGCCTTCAGCTAAAGCCAATTAATGGATTGGGTACATCCATCAACTCCAACATTGATCAATTTAATCGCGTGCCCTTGCAACCAAACATAATTAGCAACAATATTGGTACTGATATTGAAAACGGGGCTTCAATTGGCACTGGCGTTGGCAGTGGTGGCATTATCTTATCACCTGGCCATGGCAGTATTAATATGTTGCCACCTGGGCGTGGTGGAGGCGTTCATTTGCCGGCCCACACGGGTCACCATCACATCAAACGGGAATTCGCATTAATAATGTGCCAACGCAGCAAcataataatcaacaacaacatccgcaccataaaagcagcaacaacaatatgaaCTCGAATGGTAAGGATACAACAATTAACTCAGATACACAAATATCAGAAGTTGATCAGAACTATGTGCAAGAAACTGTTGGCGGCGGCTCGGTTGGCAATTTTCATGGTCAATATCAGTTGTCA encodes:
- the LOC133846978 gene encoding LOW QUALITY PROTEIN: uncharacterized protein LOC133846978 (The sequence of the model RefSeq protein was modified relative to this genomic sequence to represent the inferred CDS: inserted 2 bases in 2 codons) — its product is MIPQINHRHYDIGINHNKPQQEPQIQEDTEQPTEHTSTKIMASTQNVENNLRRITDSTNNTISNNGNTKQRKKSTQSRFKMLVPIPTLGTTSFVTFLTIICIETVLLSTMTSCAKTFYMHWNTSNSIFRIDNTDHIIDVNXGNLAFEFDQVHIICPVYEPGAFENETEKYIIYNVSKVEYETCRITNADPRVIAICDKPQKLMFFTITFRPFTPQPGGLEFLPGNDYYFISTSSKDDLYRRIGGRCSTNNMKVVFKVCCAADEKNRTSQETTLGPADSGGVLSVGNGVVDNTGVNTDHNSNVNVKLAHGHGHNHNTIGISSGNTGLVPPIGNGGGLQLKPINGLGTSINSNIDQFNRVPLQPNIISNNIGTDIENGASIGTGVGSGGIILSPGHGSINMLPPGRGGGVHLPAHTGHHHXQTGIRINNVPTQQHNNQQQHPHHKSSNNNMNSNDDHHNYDKHPNEVVKNEELTYNSGSTRTSGTSNIQGYVWSWIWMGLSTSLSTNAINSTIVLALLVVIIFNHLFKAHQATSRHREEEPISC
- the LOC133846979 gene encoding LOW QUALITY PROTEIN: NADH-ubiquinone oxidoreductase 49 kDa subunit (The sequence of the model RefSeq protein was modified relative to this genomic sequence to represent the inferred CDS: inserted 2 bases in 2 codons) is translated as MFSNIVKRSTSVGIHFLKGQSQITAAGGSVLSTNQYRGAAKWYPDPEFMKQFSGPVMYPDEVTALWQVPPWNSKVVPVEKSVRNLTLNFGPQHPAAHGVLRLVLELDGETVMRADPHIGLLHRGTEKLIEYKTYTQALPYFDRLDYVSMMCNEQCYSLAVEKLLNIEVPLRAKYIRTLFAELTRILNHIMAVGTHALDVGALTPFFWXFEEREKMMEFYERVSGARMHAAYIRPGGVSLDMPLGLMDDIYEFASKFSERLDEVEDVLSTNRIWVQRTEDIGIVSAEEALNYGFSGVMLRGSGIKWDLRKQQPYDAYHLVDFDIPIGTKGDCYDRYLCRIEEMRQSLRIIDQCLNQMPPGEIKTDDAKVTPPSRSEMKTSMEALIHHFKLFTQGYQVPPGATYAAIEAPKGEFGVYLVADGSSRPYRCKIKAPGFAHLAALEKXGKQHMLADVVAIIGTLDVVFGEIDR